One Argiope bruennichi chromosome 5, qqArgBrue1.1, whole genome shotgun sequence DNA segment encodes these proteins:
- the LOC129969356 gene encoding EARP-interacting protein homolog, which yields MGDDAPIIYGLEFQARALSAQSAETDIIRFFVGTQSLKFDNQIHQLEYDEENNSIIKTVFLHSCGEIWHISTSPKNPNLLSTCYNQINADGKCEMHGALWKLPANSKTYNSDDSSSSYPALEHVADFDTRESIGELRSILWEPVSGQRAITLSDNSFQLWDLNDVAKPIQQSEVVFEQKGRQKFVSAAWNPHHNCNIVATSLDTSIRSWDLRSSQNAWSIENAHGQLVRSIDFNPNKQYYIATCGDDCQTRFWDVRNASEPLLIFSNHSHWVWCVRYNSFHDQLVLTSSSDSRVILSRAASVSSEPFGHLLDEEETNIPEDGDKNNNKVPDGVISVFEEHEDSVYAVEWSTVDPWLFASLSYDGRLVINKVPRAEKYRILL from the coding sequence ATGGGTGATGATGCTCCAATTATATATGGATTAGAATTCCAAGCACGTGCTTTAAGTGCACAAAGTGCTGAAACTGATATCATTAGATTTTTTGTTGGAACACAATCATTGAAGTTTGACAACCAGATTCATCAACTAgaatatgatgaagaaaataacAGTATAATCAAAACTGTTTTTCTTCATAGTTGTGGGGAAATATGGCATATAAGTACCTCACCCAAAAATCCTAATCTTCTCTCAACAtgttataatcaaataaatgctGATGGAAAATGTGAAATGCATGGGGCCCTATGGAAACTACCTGCTAATTCCAAAACTTATAATTCTGATGATTCATCTTCTTCTTACCCAGCACTTGAGCATGTAGCAGATTTTGATACAAGGGAAAGTATTGGGGAATTGAGAAGTATTTTGTGGGAACCAGTATCAGGACAAAGAGCAATTACTTTATCAGACAATTCTTTTCAATTATGGGATTTAAATGATGTTGCAAAACCTATCCAGCAATCTGAAGTAGTATTTGAACAAAAGGGTCGACAGAAATTTGTTTCTGCTGCTTGGAATCCTCATCATAATTGCAATATTGTTGCAACTTCTCTTGATACATCTATCCGAAGTTGGGATTTACGATCATCACAAAATGCATGGTCCATAGAAAATGCTCACGGACAGTTAGTTCGATCCATTGATTTTAATCCTAATAAACAATATTACATAGCAACTTGTGGAGATGATTGCCAGACAAGATTTTGGGATGTAAGAAATGCCAGTGAACCtcttctaatattttcaaatcattcacACTGGGTATGGTGTGTAAGATATAATAGTTTCCATGATCAACTTGTTTTAACATCTAGTAGTGATTCTAGGGTAATTTTATCAAGAGCTGCTTCTGTTTCCTCAGAGCCATTTGGCCATTTATTGGATGAAGAGGAAACCAATATTCCTGAAGAtggagataaaaataataataaagtcccTGATGGCGTTATTTCAGTCTTTGAAGAACATGAAGATAGTGTATATGCTGTTGAATGGTCTACTGTAGATCCCTGGCTATTTGCTTCATTGAGTTATGATGGCCGTCTAGTCATTAACAAAGTACCTCGTGCAGAGAAATACAGaatacttttgtaa